A region from the Candidatus Bathyarchaeia archaeon genome encodes:
- a CDS encoding helicase-related protein, translating to MLAEKRYVWHPLLKEKAVEDRLYQNKILERARQCNTLVVLPTALGKTVIALLLAIERAEEGKIFFLAPTRPLVQQHHQTFLDKTWFDEAELALVTGRYPPNHRAALYNRAKVVFATPQCVWNDLKSGLLRLDNVSLIIFDEAHRARGNYAYVGIATYYFRQCRKPLVLGLTASPGGSEEKIAEVCRNLGITAIEHRTDEDKDVKPYIQPIEVEWRRVKPPEEYLAVRDRLRQMLVERVKGLQALGVLTDKQPAFITRRDLIELNDELQRRLGGGEGGYLYQLKVEATAALSIAHMIELIESQGPETLEAFIEKSLKRMAMEGSRGHKSILNDPLFIEARKALRNSMATQNPKVNELVKVLEAQLQAKPDSRLIIFTQYRDTVNTLVKALNNNSKLRVERFVGQGEREGDPGMSQEQQREALEKLRSGETNVLVATSIAEEGLDIPEVDHVVFYEPVPSEIRYIQRRGRTGRRVAGKVTILIAEDTVDEAFYWSSISRTRKMKRIISQLNRKLPELLKEKATPTVTLMDYQPQIKQATVSTQTLQAQAEAMPKKELWKPQTIQTKGLSQAMKWLMENLPNKTIPIEEIVKQAYEEEGLEKAAVETAIWRLTQQGQIYQPEPGKIRKL from the coding sequence ATGCTGGCTGAGAAACGCTATGTCTGGCACCCGCTATTAAAGGAAAAAGCCGTAGAGGATAGGCTATACCAAAACAAAATTCTGGAAAGAGCCCGCCAATGTAACACGCTTGTTGTTTTGCCAACAGCCCTCGGAAAAACCGTTATAGCCCTACTCTTAGCGATTGAGAGGGCGGAGGAGGGCAAAATATTCTTTTTAGCGCCCACACGGCCTCTTGTCCAGCAGCACCACCAAACCTTTCTCGACAAAACATGGTTTGACGAAGCCGAACTAGCGCTTGTTACTGGGCGTTATCCGCCAAACCATAGAGCCGCCCTATATAATAGGGCTAAGGTTGTTTTTGCTACTCCGCAGTGTGTTTGGAACGACTTGAAAAGCGGGCTTTTAAGGCTGGATAATGTTTCGCTCATAATTTTTGATGAGGCTCATAGGGCTAGGGGGAACTACGCCTACGTTGGCATAGCCACCTACTACTTTAGACAGTGCCGCAAACCCCTAGTTCTGGGTTTGACAGCCTCTCCAGGAGGAAGCGAAGAAAAAATAGCTGAAGTCTGCAGAAATTTGGGCATAACAGCCATAGAGCACCGAACAGACGAGGATAAGGACGTTAAGCCCTACATCCAGCCCATAGAAGTTGAGTGGCGAAGGGTTAAGCCTCCAGAGGAGTATTTGGCTGTCCGGGATAGGCTTAGGCAGATGCTTGTTGAACGCGTTAAGGGCCTACAAGCCTTAGGCGTTTTAACAGACAAGCAACCAGCCTTCATAACAAGGCGCGATTTAATTGAGCTTAACGATGAACTGCAGCGTAGGCTTGGAGGAGGCGAAGGCGGATACCTATACCAGCTTAAAGTGGAGGCCACAGCAGCCCTAAGCATAGCCCACATGATAGAGCTAATAGAATCCCAAGGCCCAGAAACCCTTGAAGCCTTCATTGAGAAAAGCCTAAAACGCATGGCCATGGAAGGAAGCAGAGGCCACAAATCAATCCTAAACGATCCACTCTTTATTGAAGCTAGAAAAGCGCTTAGAAACAGCATGGCAACACAAAACCCAAAGGTAAATGAGCTCGTCAAAGTTTTGGAGGCTCAGCTCCAAGCCAAACCCGACTCGAGGCTGATAATTTTCACGCAGTACCGCGACACAGTAAACACTCTAGTAAAAGCTCTAAACAACAATTCAAAGCTTAGGGTTGAACGTTTCGTTGGTCAAGGCGAGAGGGAAGGCGACCCGGGAATGAGCCAAGAGCAGCAGCGTGAAGCCCTTGAAAAGCTTAGAAGCGGAGAAACAAACGTTTTGGTGGCCACAAGCATAGCAGAAGAAGGCTTAGACATTCCAGAAGTTGACCACGTAGTTTTTTATGAGCCTGTTCCAAGCGAGATACGCTACATACAACGCAGAGGCAGAACAGGAAGACGCGTAGCAGGAAAAGTAACAATCCTAATAGCCGAAGACACCGTTGACGAGGCCTTCTACTGGTCAAGCATTTCAAGAACCAGAAAAATGAAGCGCATAATAAGCCAACTAAACAGGAAACTGCCAGAACTGCTTAAAGAGAAAGCTACGCCAACTGTAACTCTAATGGATTACCAGCCCCAAATAAAGCAAGCCACTGTAAGCACTCAAACGCTTCAGGCGCAGGCGGAGGCTATGCCCAAGAAAGAGCTTTGGAAACCTCAGACAATACAGACGAAAGGCTTAAGCCAAGCCATGAAATGGCTTATGGAAAATCTTCCAAACAAAACAATCCCAATAGAAGAAATAGTCAAACAAGCCTACGAAGAAGAAGGCTTGGAAAAGGCGGCTGTTGAAACAGCCATATGGCGCTTAACGCAACAAGGTCAAATATACCAGCCAGAACCAGGAAAAATAAGAAAGCTGTGA
- the radA gene encoding DNA repair and recombination protein RadA, with product MELEQIPGVGKSIAKRLRDAGFPNVETLAVTPAREVKEKAGYEKLEAAQRIVEAARELLGCRFITAYEHWEMTQKRLRCTTGSKALDALLGGGIETQAITELVGQYGSGKTQLCLMLCVTAQLKPEQGGLGGNVLYFDTEGTFSSNRVYQIAAENGLDPGQTLHNIILSRVYTSDHQMFLLDNAFEKCAEENVKLVVVDSVISHFRGEYLGRETLADRQQKLNLYMHKLLRLAEILNLAVVVTNQAQSDPTPQWGNHQATDRPAGGNILAHASTTRVWLRRAKGEGKRIARVFDSPCLPEGECVFRITAKSIEDAPEEKIEEAEKEE from the coding sequence ATGGAGTTAGAGCAGATTCCAGGCGTAGGCAAATCCATAGCCAAAAGGCTTAGGGACGCGGGCTTCCCAAACGTTGAAACTTTAGCTGTCACTCCTGCAAGGGAGGTTAAGGAGAAGGCTGGCTACGAAAAGCTTGAAGCTGCTCAGCGAATTGTTGAGGCTGCAAGGGAGCTTTTGGGTTGCAGGTTCATAACAGCCTACGAGCACTGGGAAATGACCCAAAAACGCTTGAGATGCACGACTGGAAGCAAGGCTCTTGACGCTCTTTTGGGCGGCGGCATAGAAACCCAGGCCATAACTGAGCTTGTGGGGCAGTATGGTTCTGGAAAAACCCAGCTCTGCCTGATGCTCTGCGTAACAGCCCAGCTTAAACCTGAACAGGGCGGCCTAGGCGGAAACGTACTTTACTTTGATACTGAGGGGACGTTCAGCTCCAACCGCGTCTACCAAATAGCAGCGGAAAACGGCTTGGATCCAGGCCAAACACTCCACAACATAATACTATCAAGGGTTTACACATCAGACCATCAAATGTTCCTACTGGACAATGCCTTCGAAAAATGCGCAGAGGAAAACGTAAAACTCGTGGTTGTGGACTCGGTCATATCCCATTTTAGAGGCGAATACTTGGGAAGGGAAACACTAGCCGACCGACAACAGAAGCTAAACCTTTACATGCACAAGCTCTTGCGCCTAGCTGAAATCCTAAATCTAGCCGTAGTTGTCACAAACCAAGCCCAGTCGGATCCAACACCACAATGGGGAAACCACCAAGCCACGGATAGGCCGGCTGGAGGCAACATACTGGCCCACGCATCCACAACGAGAGTCTGGCTGCGACGGGCTAAGGGCGAAGGTAAACGCATTGCAAGGGTCTTCGACTCTCCATGCCTGCCAGAGGGCGAATGCGTTTTCCGCATAACAGCAAAGAGCATAGAAGACGCGCCAGAAGAAAAGATTGAGGAAGCTGAAAAAGAGGAGTAG
- a CDS encoding ribbon-helix-helix protein, CopG family encodes MARKRGVTVFLDPEDIKFLKKKNSETGRSLSTLIREAVKNWIRMEKAK; translated from the coding sequence ATGGCGAGAAAGAGGGGAGTAACCGTATTCCTAGACCCAGAAGACATAAAGTTTCTGAAAAAGAAGAACAGCGAAACCGGACGCAGCCTATCAACGCTTATCCGCGAGGCGGTTAAGAACTGGATTAGGATGGAGAAGGCGAAATGA